In Stenotrophomonas sp. ESTM1D_MKCIP4_1, a single genomic region encodes these proteins:
- a CDS encoding DUF4870 domain-containing protein: MSDFDNVPAAANVPSDQRTMALAAHLLGIFTGFIGALIIWLINKDDAGKAFVTDQSKEALNFQITVAIAVVACVILSFVIIGAILMPIVYVANLVLCIIAAVKSNNGETYRYPFTLRLIK; the protein is encoded by the coding sequence GTGAGCGATTTCGATAACGTGCCGGCCGCCGCCAACGTGCCGAGCGACCAGCGCACCATGGCGCTGGCAGCGCACCTGCTGGGCATCTTCACCGGCTTCATCGGTGCCCTGATCATCTGGCTGATCAACAAGGATGATGCGGGCAAGGCCTTTGTCACCGACCAGTCGAAGGAAGCGCTGAACTTCCAGATCACCGTGGCCATCGCGGTGGTTGCCTGCGTGATCCTCAGCTTCGTCATCATCGGTGCCATCCTGATGCCGATCGTGTACGTGGCCAACCTGGTCCTGTGCATCATCGCTGCGGTGAAGTCCAACAACGGCGAAACCTACCGTTACCCCTTCACCCTGCGCCTGATCAAGTAA
- the pmbA gene encoding metalloprotease PmbA, whose translation MNVIAPEVAVGDDSPARLERLADLSQQLLERARALGASQAEVSCSEDRGMEVNVRLGEVETVQSTRDRGIAVTVYFGRRKGSASTADLNEASLAATVEQACAIARHTEDDPAAGLADAALMARDFPDLDSWHPWALQADEAVDLALACEAAGREADTRISNSDGASVSSMQSVSVYANSHGFIGRERGTHHSVGCALIAGTGDGMQRDGWYTGGLAREDLEAADHVGRRAAERTVARLQPRSLPTSSMPVLFAPEVARSLVGHLLSAVSGGALYRQASFLLDSVGQTLFPAWMQIEELPHLRRGLRSAAFDGDGVATRASALVRDGVLQRYVLGSYSARKLGLQTTANAGGVHNLQLAANAGSLQDIARQMGQGLLVTELMGQGVNGVTGDYSRGAGGFKVENGEIQYPVDGITIAGNLREMFAAIEAVGSDVDPRSHIRTGSILVGRMTIAGND comes from the coding sequence TTGAACGTGATCGCCCCTGAAGTGGCCGTCGGCGACGACAGCCCGGCCCGTCTGGAACGCCTGGCCGACCTTTCCCAGCAGCTGCTGGAGCGCGCCCGCGCGCTGGGCGCCAGCCAGGCCGAAGTGAGCTGCAGTGAAGACCGCGGGATGGAAGTGAACGTCCGCCTCGGCGAGGTCGAGACCGTGCAGTCCACCCGCGACCGCGGCATTGCCGTAACCGTCTATTTCGGCAGGCGCAAGGGTAGTGCCAGCACGGCCGACCTGAACGAGGCGAGCCTGGCGGCCACGGTCGAGCAGGCCTGCGCGATCGCCCGCCACACCGAGGACGACCCGGCGGCCGGCCTGGCCGATGCCGCGCTGATGGCCCGCGATTTTCCCGATCTGGACAGTTGGCACCCCTGGGCGCTGCAGGCCGACGAGGCGGTGGACCTGGCGCTGGCCTGCGAAGCAGCCGGCCGCGAGGCGGACACGCGCATCAGCAATTCTGACGGCGCCTCGGTATCGAGCATGCAGAGCGTCTCGGTCTACGCCAATTCGCACGGTTTCATCGGCCGTGAGCGGGGCACCCACCATTCGGTCGGCTGCGCGCTGATTGCCGGCACCGGCGATGGCATGCAGCGTGATGGCTGGTACACCGGCGGCCTGGCCCGCGAGGACCTGGAGGCGGCCGACCATGTGGGCCGCCGCGCGGCCGAGCGCACCGTGGCCCGCCTGCAGCCGCGTTCGCTGCCCACCAGCAGCATGCCGGTGCTGTTCGCCCCGGAAGTGGCGCGCAGCCTGGTCGGCCACCTGCTGTCGGCGGTGTCCGGCGGTGCCCTGTACCGCCAGGCCAGCTTCCTGCTGGACAGCGTGGGCCAGACCCTGTTCCCCGCGTGGATGCAGATCGAGGAACTGCCGCACCTGCGCCGCGGCCTGCGCTCGGCCGCCTTCGACGGCGACGGCGTGGCCACCCGCGCCTCGGCCCTGGTCCGCGACGGCGTGCTGCAGCGCTACGTGCTGGGCAGCTATTCAGCGCGCAAGCTGGGCCTGCAGACCACGGCCAATGCCGGTGGCGTGCACAACCTGCAACTGGCGGCCAACGCCGGTTCGCTGCAGGACATCGCCCGGCAGATGGGCCAGGGCCTGCTGGTGACCGAGCTGATGGGGCAGGGCGTGAACGGGGTGACCGGCGATTACTCGCGCGGCGCGGGAGGCTTCAAGGTCGAGAACGGCGAGATCCAGTACCCGGTGGACGGCATCACCATCGCCGGCAATCTGCGGGAGATGTTCGCCGCCATCGAGGCGGTCGGCAGCGATGTCGACCCGCGCTCGCATATCCGCACCGGTTCCATCCTGGTCGGGCGGATGACGATCGCCGGTAATGATTGA
- the yjgA gene encoding ribosome biogenesis factor YjgA, whose protein sequence is MRGRDEETGEFHDKSRSQNRRDALDVLALGEKLVSLTPAQLARLPVPEDLLPHIAECKRITAHIAHKRQLAFLAKHMRREEDATLDAIRDALDANSETGRREVAMMHRAEDWRERLLAEGDKALAALLDDYPQADRQQLRTLVRNAQAEKAKNKPPRAYREIFQVLRTLMLPAALGLKAAADEADDVETDEADED, encoded by the coding sequence ATGCGCGGACGCGACGAAGAAACCGGTGAATTCCACGACAAGAGCCGCAGCCAGAACCGGCGCGACGCGCTCGACGTCCTGGCCCTGGGCGAGAAACTGGTGTCGCTGACCCCGGCCCAGCTGGCGCGCCTGCCGGTGCCGGAAGACCTGCTGCCGCACATCGCCGAGTGCAAGCGGATCACCGCCCACATCGCCCACAAGCGGCAGCTGGCGTTCCTGGCCAAGCACATGCGCCGCGAAGAGGACGCCACGCTGGACGCGATCCGCGACGCGCTGGACGCCAACAGCGAAACCGGCCGCCGCGAAGTGGCGATGATGCATCGCGCCGAAGACTGGCGCGAGCGCCTGCTGGCCGAGGGTGACAAGGCGCTGGCCGCCCTGCTTGACGATTACCCGCAGGCCGACCGCCAGCAGCTTCGCACCCTGGTGCGCAACGCCCAGGCTGAAAAGGCCAAGAACAAGCCGCCGCGCGCCTACCGCGAGATCTTCCAGGTGCTGCGCACGCTGATGCTGCCGGCCGCGCTGGGCCTGAAGGCCGCGGCCGATGAGGCCGACGACGTCGAGACCGACGAAGCCGACGAGGACTGA